A single window of Gammaproteobacteria bacterium DNA harbors:
- a CDS encoding L,D-transpeptidase, with translation MKERIVEISIGKQRLQLREGSGILMDIPVSTARNGPGETTGSECTPRGWHTIHAKIGAGCPANTVFVGRKPTGEVYSKQYAAGTTARDWILTRILWLEGLEPGRNCGGEVDSRQRYIYIHGTPDEVALGVPGSRGCVRVRNNDVIQLFDLVEVGTRVNIEE, from the coding sequence ATGAAAGAACGTATCGTGGAGATCTCCATCGGCAAGCAGCGGCTGCAGCTTCGCGAGGGTTCCGGGATATTGATGGATATCCCGGTGTCCACGGCGCGAAACGGTCCCGGAGAAACGACCGGCAGCGAATGCACGCCGCGCGGCTGGCATACGATTCATGCCAAGATCGGTGCGGGATGTCCCGCCAACACGGTATTCGTCGGCAGGAAGCCGACCGGGGAGGTGTATTCGAAACAATACGCCGCGGGCACCACCGCGCGCGACTGGATCCTGACCCGGATACTATGGCTGGAGGGTCTCGAGCCGGGTCGTAACTGCGGTGGCGAGGTGGATTCGCGGCAGCGCTACATCTACATCCATGGTACACCGGACGAGGTTGCCCTTGGGGTTCCGGGTTCGCGCGGCTGCGTGCGCGTGCGCAATAATGACGTCATTCAATTGTTCGACCTGGTGGAGGTCGGGACGAGGGTGAACATCGAAGAATAG
- a CDS encoding ABC transporter substrate-binding protein, whose amino-acid sequence MVRAGSGPAPWRAVVILAMSLVVCGCGQAPHEGLRFGVPVMPVTLDPRFATDAVSVRINRLLYQRLVDFDDSAMPRPELADWNRISPNLYRFTLRGPRPGFSNGAPLTARDVKATYDYILDPRNASPHRLSLANIESIAVQGQDVVEFRLLRPDLLFPGRLGIGILPADLIAAGHAFNREPVGSGAFEFTAWAGEGRLRLRRRSDGLGLEFIAVNDPTVRVLKLLRGEIDMVQNDLPPEMIDYLKHQPGIAVQEVKGTNFAYLGFNLRDPATGTPAVRAAIASALDRAAIVRYVLGGAAHLASAVLPPEHWAGNPRLTPVPYDPERARRLLREAGYGPEHPLHLDYKTSTDPFRLRLATIIQSQLDAVGVQVGIRSLDWGTFYGDIKAGNFQMYSLMWVGIKLPEIFRYAFHSSAVPPDGANRGRFASAAVDRLIERAEAADSLEGQAELYRAVQADLLEQLPYVPLWYEDHVFITRNDIAGYRVSADGNYDGLVYVERRPPANIAAN is encoded by the coding sequence ATGGTGAGAGCCGGATCCGGTCCCGCGCCGTGGCGCGCGGTCGTGATACTGGCCATGTCGCTGGTCGTGTGCGGCTGCGGTCAGGCGCCGCACGAGGGTCTGCGCTTCGGCGTCCCCGTGATGCCGGTGACGCTGGATCCGCGTTTCGCGACCGATGCCGTGTCGGTTCGCATCAACCGGCTGCTTTACCAGCGTCTGGTCGATTTCGACGACAGCGCGATGCCCCGGCCGGAACTGGCGGACTGGAATCGGATCTCCCCGAACCTGTACCGCTTCACCCTGCGCGGGCCGCGCCCGGGATTCAGCAATGGCGCGCCGCTGACCGCGCGCGACGTCAAGGCGACCTACGACTATATCCTGGATCCGCGCAACGCCTCCCCGCATCGGCTGTCGCTGGCCAATATCGAATCGATCGCCGTTCAGGGCCAGGACGTGGTGGAATTTCGCCTGCTGCGTCCCGACCTGCTGTTCCCCGGCCGGCTCGGCATCGGGATCCTGCCGGCGGACCTGATCGCGGCAGGGCATGCCTTCAACCGCGAACCGGTGGGCAGCGGGGCCTTCGAGTTCACGGCCTGGGCTGGCGAAGGCCGCCTCCGGCTGCGCCGGCGCAGCGACGGGCTCGGGCTGGAATTCATCGCCGTGAACGATCCGACGGTGCGTGTGCTGAAGCTGCTGCGGGGGGAGATCGACATGGTGCAGAACGATCTGCCGCCCGAGATGATCGATTACCTCAAGCACCAGCCTGGCATCGCCGTGCAGGAAGTGAAGGGGACGAATTTCGCCTATCTTGGCTTCAACCTGCGGGACCCCGCTACCGGGACGCCCGCCGTCCGCGCGGCAATCGCCAGCGCGCTGGATCGTGCCGCCATCGTCCGCTATGTGCTGGGCGGCGCGGCGCATCTCGCCAGCGCGGTGTTGCCTCCCGAACACTGGGCCGGAAACCCGCGTCTCACCCCGGTTCCGTACGACCCGGAACGCGCGCGCCGCCTGCTGCGTGAGGCGGGCTACGGTCCGGAGCATCCGCTGCACCTGGACTACAAGACCTCGACCGATCCGTTCCGGCTGCGTCTGGCCACCATCATCCAGAGCCAGCTCGACGCAGTGGGCGTGCAGGTCGGGATCAGGAGCCTGGACTGGGGTACGTTCTACGGCGACATCAAGGCGGGCAATTTCCAGATGTATAGCCTGATGTGGGTGGGCATCAAGCTGCCGGAGATCTTCCGGTATGCCTTCCACAGCAGCGCGGTTCCGCCGGATGGCGCCAACCGCGGGCGTTTCGCCAGCGCCGCAGTGGACCGGTTGATCGAGCGGGCGGAGGCGGCGGACAGCCTGGAGGGCCAGGCGGAACTCTATCGCGCCGTGCAGGCCGATCTGCTGGAACAACTGCCCTATGTGCCCCTGTGGTATGAGGACCATGTCTTCATCACCCGCAACGATATCGCGGGTTACCGTGTATCGGCCGACGGGAATTACGACGGGCTGGTCTACGTCGAACGGCGGCCGCCTGCTAACATAGCGGCGAACTGA
- a CDS encoding 3'-5' exonuclease, which translates to MNVLVFDIETVPDVASGRRLYGLEGLDDAEVANVMFHKRRQETGEHDFLRLHLQRVVAISAVVRSGDLLKVWSLGEPGAPEEELVRRFYDGIEKFTPNLVSWNGSGFDLPVLHYRALLHGIAAPRYWETGDEDTAFRWNNYLSRFHWRHIDLMDVLAGYQGRAVAPLDEIATMLGFPGKLGMDGSKVWGSFLAGDIEGIRNYCETDVLNTYLVYLRFELMRGRMSRPRYEEECQLLRDYLARDGRAHFGEFLGAWRD; encoded by the coding sequence ATGAACGTCCTCGTTTTCGATATCGAGACCGTGCCGGATGTCGCCTCCGGACGGCGTCTGTACGGGCTCGAGGGTCTCGACGATGCCGAGGTCGCGAATGTCATGTTCCACAAGCGGCGCCAGGAGACTGGCGAGCACGATTTCCTGCGCCTGCATCTGCAGCGCGTGGTCGCGATCTCCGCCGTGGTCCGCAGCGGAGACCTGCTCAAGGTGTGGTCGCTTGGCGAGCCCGGTGCCCCGGAGGAGGAACTGGTGCGGCGCTTCTACGACGGCATCGAGAAATTCACCCCCAACCTGGTGTCCTGGAACGGCTCCGGTTTCGACCTGCCCGTGCTGCATTACCGCGCGCTGCTGCACGGCATTGCCGCGCCGCGCTATTGGGAAACCGGCGACGAGGACACTGCCTTTCGCTGGAACAACTATCTCAGCCGGTTCCACTGGCGCCACATCGATCTGATGGATGTGCTGGCGGGTTACCAGGGGAGGGCGGTCGCGCCACTCGACGAGATCGCCACGATGCTCGGTTTTCCCGGCAAGCTGGGCATGGATGGATCTAAGGTATGGGGCAGCTTTCTCGCCGGTGACATCGAGGGCATCCGCAACTACTGCGAGACGGACGTATTGAATACCTATCTCGTGTATCTGCGTTTTGAGCTGATGCGCGGACGCATGAGTCGCCCGCGTTACGAGGAGGAATGCCAGTTGCTGCGTGACTATCTGGCGCGGGACGGCCGGGCCCATTTCGGCGAATTCCTGGGCGCCTGGCGTGACTGA
- the rbfA gene encoding 30S ribosome-binding factor RbfA, which translates to MSKEYSRTLRIGEQIRRELAVLIQQEVKDPRLGMVTVAHVKVSQDLSHAKVYVTVLGGEQSSAGETLKALNRAGAFLRHELGRRLVLRVMPQLHFVYDESQEDGARLVSLINASVAADKKKSEGG; encoded by the coding sequence ATGTCGAAAGAATACAGCCGCACATTGCGTATCGGCGAGCAGATCCGGCGCGAACTCGCCGTACTGATCCAGCAGGAAGTGAAGGATCCCCGGCTCGGCATGGTGACGGTGGCCCATGTCAAGGTATCGCAGGACCTGTCCCACGCGAAGGTATACGTGACCGTGCTCGGCGGTGAACAGAGTTCCGCCGGAGAGACGCTCAAGGCGCTCAATCGCGCGGGCGCGTTCCTGCGCCATGAGCTCGGCCGGCGCCTCGTGCTGCGCGTGATGCCGCAGCTGCACTTCGTGTACGACGAGTCACAGGAAGACGGGGCCCGTCTGGTCTCGCTGATCAACGCCTCCGTGGCCGCCGACAAGAAGAAAAGCGAGGGAGGCTGA
- the rpsO gene encoding 30S ribosomal protein S15, which translates to MGLDAQAKADVVKKYQRFAGDTGSPEVQVALLSARIDQLSDHFKEHKHDHHSRQGLLKMVSARRKLLDYLRASDVTRYQDLIASLGLRK; encoded by the coding sequence ATGGGATTAGACGCTCAAGCAAAAGCAGACGTGGTAAAGAAGTATCAACGCTTCGCCGGTGACACCGGTTCGCCCGAGGTTCAGGTGGCGCTGTTGTCGGCGCGCATCGATCAGCTGTCCGATCATTTCAAGGAACACAAGCACGACCATCATTCGCGTCAGGGACTCCTGAAGATGGTGAGCGCGCGCCGGAAGCTGCTCGATTATCTGCGCGCCAGCGATGTGACGCGCTATCAGGACCTGATCGCCAGCCTTGGCCTGCGCAAGTAG
- a CDS encoding ABC transporter permease encodes MTKFLLARCGSALLVLLGVSLLVFLLIHLIPGDPVEVMLGESSQPADRAALRHALGLDLPLHLQLVDYYRHLFSFNLGESLYSRRPIADILLERLPATLELAVAGLGVAVLIAVPLGTFAATHRGSAWDLGAMSFSMFGISIPNFLMGPLLILVFSLWLGWLPVSGRDEPASLVLPALTLGTALAAILSRMLRAALLEVLGEDFIRTARAKGLTESAVIFRHAMRNALLPVITLLGLQLGALLAGAVITETVFSWPGIGLLTIESIHRRDYPVVQACVLLISLGYVAVNTFTDLVYARLDPRIRFGGTA; translated from the coding sequence ATGACCAAATTTCTGCTGGCGCGGTGTGGCAGCGCATTGCTGGTGCTGCTCGGCGTGTCACTGCTGGTGTTTCTGCTGATACATTTGATCCCGGGTGACCCGGTCGAGGTCATGCTCGGCGAATCGAGCCAGCCCGCCGACCGCGCGGCCCTGCGCCACGCCCTCGGTCTCGATCTGCCCCTGCACCTCCAGTTGGTGGATTATTACCGTCACCTGTTCAGTTTCAACCTCGGTGAGTCGCTCTATTCCCGTCGACCCATCGCGGATATCCTGCTTGAACGCCTGCCCGCGACCCTGGAACTGGCCGTGGCCGGATTGGGTGTTGCGGTGTTGATCGCGGTCCCGCTGGGGACGTTCGCCGCGACGCACCGCGGCAGCGCATGGGATCTGGGCGCGATGTCCTTTTCGATGTTCGGCATCTCCATCCCCAATTTCCTGATGGGACCGTTGCTGATCCTGGTATTTTCACTGTGGCTCGGCTGGCTGCCGGTAAGCGGGCGCGATGAGCCGGCCTCGCTGGTGCTGCCGGCGTTGACGCTGGGCACGGCGCTGGCGGCCATACTCTCGCGCATGCTGCGCGCCGCGCTGCTCGAAGTCCTGGGTGAGGATTTCATTCGCACCGCCCGCGCCAAGGGGCTCACCGAAAGCGCCGTGATCTTCCGGCACGCAATGCGCAACGCGCTGCTGCCGGTGATCACGCTGCTCGGATTGCAGCTGGGGGCGCTGCTCGCCGGCGCGGTGATCACCGAGACGGTGTTTTCCTGGCCCGGCATCGGCCTGCTGACCATAGAGTCGATCCATCGGCGCGACTACCCGGTGGTGCAGGCCTGCGTGCTGCTGATCAGCCTGGGCTATGTGGCGGTGAATACCTTCACCGATCTGGTCTACGCCCGCCTCGATCCCCGCATCCGCTTCGGAGGCACGGCCTGA
- a CDS encoding CYTH domain-containing protein — MAQEIERKFLVTSDDWRAQARSSARYRQGYLANEGRCSVRVRVSGANAYLNIKSATLEIVRTEYEYPIPLADGEEMLERLCSGILIEKTRHFVDYGGYVWEIDVFEGVNRGLVIAEIELDHEHAEFPRPSWVGAEVSDDPRYYNVYLAQIPYTRW, encoded by the coding sequence ATGGCACAGGAGATAGAGCGCAAGTTTCTCGTCACGAGCGATGACTGGCGCGCGCAGGCACGGTCGAGCGCGCGTTATCGCCAGGGCTATCTCGCCAACGAAGGGCGCTGTTCCGTCCGTGTCCGGGTTTCCGGCGCGAACGCCTACCTCAATATCAAGAGTGCGACCCTGGAGATTGTGCGGACCGAGTATGAGTACCCGATTCCGCTCGCCGACGGCGAGGAGATGCTGGAGCGGCTGTGCAGCGGCATATTGATCGAAAAGACACGCCATTTCGTCGACTATGGCGGCTACGTATGGGAAATCGACGTGTTCGAGGGGGTGAACCGCGGCCTGGTGATCGCCGAGATCGAGCTGGACCACGAGCATGCCGAGTTTCCACGGCCGTCGTGGGTCGGTGCGGAGGTGTCCGACGATCCGCGCTACTACAACGTGTATCTGGCGCAGATCCCGTATACGCGATGGTGA
- the cysM gene encoding cysteine synthase CysM, which yields MNASYPTIEDFVGNTPLVRLQRLPGRSGSTVLLKLEGNNPAGSVKDRPALSMIRRAEERGDIRPGDTLIEPTSGNTGIALAMAAAIRGYRMILIMPEHMSLERRALMRAFGAEIILTPQAGSMEAAIDLAQRMVAEGRGVMLDQFSNPDNPRAHYESTGPEIWRDTQGTITHFVSSMGTTGTIMGTSRYLKEMNPAVQVIGVQPGEGACIPGIRRWPAEYLPRIYDAERVDRIIDVTQQEAEETTRALAAREGIFVGISSGGAVAAALRLLPEIDHGVIVAIACDRGDRYLSTSVFGAEDSR from the coding sequence ATGAATGCTTCCTATCCGACGATCGAGGATTTTGTCGGGAACACCCCGCTGGTCAGGCTGCAGCGCCTGCCGGGCCGTTCCGGCAGCACCGTGCTGCTGAAACTGGAGGGCAACAATCCCGCCGGCTCGGTGAAGGACCGCCCGGCGCTGAGCATGATCCGTCGCGCGGAGGAGCGCGGCGACATCCGTCCGGGCGACACGCTCATCGAGCCGACCAGCGGCAACACCGGCATCGCGCTGGCGATGGCCGCGGCGATCCGCGGTTACCGCATGATCCTGATCATGCCGGAACACATGAGCCTTGAGCGCCGCGCGCTCATGCGTGCGTTCGGCGCTGAGATCATCCTGACGCCGCAGGCGGGCAGCATGGAGGCGGCGATCGACCTCGCCCAGCGGATGGTCGCCGAGGGGAGAGGGGTGATGCTCGACCAGTTCTCCAATCCGGACAATCCACGCGCGCATTACGAATCCACCGGCCCGGAGATCTGGCGCGATACACAGGGGACGATCACCCACTTCGTCAGCTCCATGGGCACCACGGGCACGATCATGGGTACCTCGCGCTATCTCAAGGAGATGAACCCGGCGGTGCAGGTCATCGGGGTTCAGCCGGGCGAGGGCGCCTGCATCCCCGGCATCCGGCGCTGGCCGGCCGAGTACCTGCCCAGGATTTATGACGCGGAGCGCGTGGACCGGATCATCGACGTCACCCAGCAGGAGGCGGAGGAGACCACGCGCGCGCTGGCGGCGCGTGAAGGCATCTTCGTCGGCATCTCGTCCGGCGGCGCCGTGGCCGCCGCGCTCAGGCTGCTCCCGGAGATCGATCACGGCGTCATCGTCGCCATCGCCTGCGACCGCGGCGACCGTTACCTGTCCACGAGCGTGTTTGGCGCGGAAGACTCACGGTGA
- a CDS encoding ABC transporter permease produces the protein MRLWFGGLVIGLWLLLACVGLVFPLRPDEVDLTRILVAPGDGSWFGYDDLGRPLWDRVVVGARYSFFVAFFVVLISASVGTLIGAMSAYLGGWIDHATTRVIDVFLAFPGILLAIALAGVLGAGINNVVIALVVVGWVGFARLARAQVLSLKDREHVQAAVALGASRTRIVLRHLLPLITAPLIIEATFGVAGVVIAEAGLSFLGLGIQPPTPSWGSMIRDSGRYMLVSPHMMLVPGVALMLVVLAVNMLGDHLRDRLDVRLVERDRP, from the coding sequence ATGCGCCTGTGGTTCGGTGGCCTGGTGATCGGATTGTGGTTGCTGCTCGCCTGCGTCGGACTGGTGTTCCCGCTGCGTCCGGACGAAGTGGATCTCACCCGCATCCTGGTGGCGCCGGGAGACGGTTCCTGGTTTGGTTACGACGACCTGGGGCGTCCGCTCTGGGATCGTGTCGTGGTGGGGGCGCGCTATTCGTTTTTCGTCGCCTTTTTTGTCGTGCTGATCTCGGCCTCCGTCGGGACCTTGATTGGCGCGATGAGCGCCTACCTGGGCGGCTGGATCGATCACGCGACGACGCGCGTCATCGATGTCTTTCTCGCCTTCCCCGGTATCCTGCTCGCGATCGCGCTCGCCGGCGTGCTTGGGGCGGGGATCAACAACGTGGTGATCGCCCTGGTGGTCGTGGGCTGGGTCGGCTTCGCGCGGCTCGCGCGCGCGCAGGTACTGTCTCTCAAGGACCGGGAGCATGTGCAGGCGGCGGTGGCGCTCGGCGCCAGCCGCACGCGCATCGTGCTGCGCCACCTGCTGCCGCTGATCACCGCGCCGCTGATCATCGAGGCGACCTTCGGGGTGGCGGGCGTCGTCATCGCCGAGGCCGGGCTGTCCTTTCTCGGTCTCGGCATCCAGCCGCCGACGCCGTCGTGGGGCAGCATGATCCGCGACAGCGGGCGTTACATGCTGGTGTCGCCGCATATGATGCTGGTGCCGGGCGTTGCGTTGATGCTGGTCGTGCTGGCGGTTAACATGCTGGGCGACCATCTGCGCGACCGCCTGGATGTGCGCCTGGTGGAACGGGATCGCCCATGA
- the nagZ gene encoding beta-N-acetylhexosaminidase, whose translation MSLGPIMMGLAGTGLDAEERALLRQPQVGGVILFSRNYESPAQIAALTAEIHALRDPPLLIAVDQEGGRVQRFRAGFTPLPAVARLGELFDSDPAQARHCAEATGWLMAAELRSVGVDMSFTPVLDLSRGVSQVIGDRAFHRDAATVAGLAREYVRGMRRAGMVATGKHFPGHGSVAQDSHLELPVDPRPYRDLAGEDLLAFERMVGHGIEALMTAHVVYRDIDPAPATFSRFWLQEVLRRRFGFQGVIFSDDLHMGGAEGVGDMPARARAALDAGCDMLLVCHGTGPVAQLVETLAQWNNPVSQLRLVRMHGRGGAGYEELRRDPRWREAVRRVESYDKPHTLDLM comes from the coding sequence TTGTCACTGGGACCGATCATGATGGGTCTGGCCGGGACCGGGCTGGACGCCGAGGAACGCGCGTTGCTGCGTCAGCCGCAGGTTGGCGGTGTCATCCTGTTCAGCCGCAACTATGAGTCTCCTGCCCAGATTGCCGCGCTGACGGCCGAGATCCACGCCCTGCGCGATCCACCGCTGCTGATCGCCGTTGATCAGGAAGGCGGCCGCGTGCAGCGGTTCCGCGCGGGATTTACCCCGCTGCCGGCCGTGGCCCGCCTCGGCGAACTTTTCGACAGCGATCCCGCCCAGGCGCGCCACTGCGCGGAAGCGACCGGCTGGCTCATGGCGGCCGAGCTGCGCAGCGTGGGTGTGGACATGAGTTTCACCCCGGTGCTCGATCTCTCCCGCGGGGTGAGCCAGGTCATCGGCGATCGCGCATTCCATCGCGACGCCGCGACCGTCGCGGGGCTCGCACGGGAATACGTGCGTGGCATGCGGCGCGCCGGCATGGTGGCGACCGGCAAGCACTTCCCCGGCCACGGCTCCGTCGCGCAGGATTCCCATCTCGAACTGCCGGTGGACCCGCGGCCGTATCGGGATCTGGCGGGAGAGGACCTGCTGGCCTTCGAACGCATGGTTGGGCACGGAATCGAGGCGCTGATGACCGCGCATGTGGTGTACCGCGACATCGATCCCGCGCCGGCGACCTTTTCGCGTTTCTGGCTGCAGGAGGTACTGCGTCGCCGCTTCGGCTTCCAGGGTGTGATCTTCAGCGATGATCTCCACATGGGCGGGGCGGAAGGTGTCGGCGACATGCCGGCGCGCGCGCGCGCCGCCCTGGACGCCGGCTGCGATATGCTGCTGGTGTGTCACGGCACCGGGCCGGTGGCTCAGCTTGTCGAGACGCTCGCGCAATGGAATAATCCGGTGTCGCAGCTGCGGCTCGTGCGCATGCACGGGCGCGGCGGCGCGGGATACGAGGAGCTGCGCCGGGACCCACGCTGGCGGGAAGCGGTACGGCGGGTGGAATCCTACGACAAGCCCCATACCCTGGATCTGATGTAG
- the truB gene encoding tRNA pseudouridine(55) synthase TruB, with translation MGQRRREGERDVSGIVLLDKPAGITSNAALQAVKRLFRARKAGHTGSLDPLATGLLPVCLGEATKLSGFLLDADKRYRTVIGLGVTTTTGDAEGETLRVREVTGLDRGRVEETVARFTGAIEQVPPMHSALKRNGVPLYKLARQGVAIEREPRPVVIHELTVVRVEPDSIELDVHCSKGTYIRVLAEDIGEALGCGAHVRFLRRTGVGGFDTSRMVAPETLRELAEQGQEALDAQLVSMEEALVHWPDVRLSPDVAFFLRRGQAVFVPHAPARGFVRIYTREDRFLGIGHVLEDGRVAPKRLVNC, from the coding sequence ATGGGACAGCGGCGGCGGGAGGGAGAGCGCGACGTCAGTGGCATCGTGCTGCTGGACAAGCCGGCCGGCATCACTTCGAACGCGGCCCTGCAGGCGGTGAAGCGACTGTTCCGGGCGCGCAAGGCCGGGCATACCGGCAGCCTCGATCCGCTCGCCACCGGCCTGCTGCCGGTCTGTCTGGGTGAGGCAACCAAGCTGTCCGGCTTTCTGCTCGACGCCGACAAGCGTTATCGTACCGTGATCGGCCTCGGTGTCACGACCACGACCGGCGACGCCGAGGGGGAGACGCTGCGTGTGCGCGAGGTCACCGGCCTGGATCGGGGCCGGGTGGAGGAGACGGTGGCGCGTTTCACCGGGGCGATCGAGCAGGTCCCTCCGATGCATTCGGCCCTCAAGCGCAACGGCGTGCCGCTCTACAAATTGGCCCGCCAGGGCGTTGCGATCGAGCGTGAGCCGCGCCCCGTCGTTATTCACGAACTCACGGTGGTGCGTGTCGAGCCGGACAGCATCGAGCTTGATGTGCACTGCTCCAAAGGCACCTACATCCGGGTTCTGGCCGAGGATATCGGGGAGGCGCTCGGCTGCGGTGCCCATGTCCGTTTCCTGCGCCGGACCGGCGTGGGAGGTTTCGACACGAGCCGGATGGTCGCGCCGGAGACCTTGCGCGAACTCGCCGAACAGGGCCAGGAGGCCCTGGATGCCCAGCTGGTATCGATGGAGGAGGCCCTGGTGCACTGGCCGGACGTCAGGCTCTCGCCGGACGTGGCGTTTTTCCTTCGCCGCGGCCAGGCCGTGTTCGTTCCCCATGCGCCGGCGCGCGGCTTCGTACGAATCTATACCCGGGAGGACCGGTTTCTGGGTATCGGACATGTCCTGGAGGACGGACGGGTGGCGCCGAAACGGCTGGTAAACTGTTGA